The Fusarium graminearum PH-1 chromosome 2, whole genome shotgun sequence genome includes a region encoding these proteins:
- a CDS encoding MAP kinase kinase PBS2: MSASDSVPATPEDWKDLSTPGSPGSEDSSEPTTPLESPSHDSPSEPPRRVPSLRSVSDPRNMNPNSTPIGVLGIARRPVQPSFSFAGNSSASVENSAMAKARALHQQRLQKGNSASPVGQSPTSSISNGFPVNLRMPPNMQRPQPPHANSAPVVSKPSLSERRAKMGMGMKLSDMGGSSPAATTGKRGPPGKLSDITGDAPSNKESNGTGGGHGSKMDDFKKYIDTEKGWVTFDGAATITRTGVNFANGQTFSISLDEVEVLTELGKGNYGTVYKVKHAKRSLPRFGQGLSRKPPAVQYTQSDPSPVRPVEDSAGGQSNSGDGTTGTVMAMKEMRLELDDAKFTTILKELVILHECVSPYIIEFYGAFFQEGAVYMCIEYMDGGSIDKLYAGGIPENVLRKITYSTVMGLKSLKDEHSIIHRDVKPTNILVNTRGQVKICDFGVSGNLVASIARTNIGCQSYMAPERISGGGYAQAGNSDGSYSVQSDVWSLGLTVIECAKGAYPYPPEVSSTIFSQLSAIVEGEPPAMPEEGYSDTATDFVRSCLHKIPKQRPTYAMLLKHPWLIDFTKPQTITEEAEDGDEADKVAEAVGKIALNSTTEDAEVADWVNGVLQKERDGLKVGGPLRPALHTAPLDSVSPISSPNDA, encoded by the exons ATGTCCGCCTCCGACTCGGTTCCGGCCACGCCGGAGGACTGGAAAGACCTTTCGACGCCTGGATCTCCTGGCTCTGAAGATTCGTCTGAACCTACCACGCCACTCGAGTCTCCAAGCCATGATAGTCCCAGCGAGCCCCCTCGAAGAGTCCCATCCCTACGGTCCGTTTCTGACCCTCGCAATATGAATCCGAACTCTACTCCGATAGGAGTTTTAGGCATAGCCAGACGTCCCGTGCAACCATCCTTCAGTTTTGCTGGAAACAGTAGTGCCTCGGTGGAAAATAGTGCTATGGCCAAGGCACGAGCATTGCACCAGCAACGCCTGCAAAAGGGCAATTCAGCATCGCCTGTAGGGCAGTCACCGACGTCTAGCATCTCGAACGGATTCCCCGTCAATCTGCGAATGCCCCCGAACATGCAAAGACCACAGCCTCCGCACGCCAACTCAGCTCCTGTGGTATCAAAGCCTTCGTTAAGTGAGAGAAGGGCCAAGatgggcatgggcatgaaGTTGTCCGATATGGGCGGATCCAGCCCTGCCGCAACCACGGGTAAGCGTGGACCCCCTGGAAAACTATCGGACATCACAGGCGATGCACCAAGTAATAAAGAATCGAACGGGACAGGAGGCGGCCACGGGTCGAAAATGGACGACTTCAAGAAATATATTGATACGGAGAAGGGATGGGTCACATTTGATGGGGCTGCAACCATCACACGGACGGGAGTCAACTTCGCCAACGGCCAGACCTTCAGCATATCCCTCGATGAAGTGGAAGTATTGACTGAGCTGGGCAAGGGAAACTACGGAACAGTCTACAAAGTCAAGCATGCCAAGAGGAGTCTTCCACGGTTTGGACAAGGCTTGTCAAGAAAGCCGCCCGCTGTCCAGTATACACAATCAGACCCTTCACCAGTCAGGCCGGTCGAGGACTCGGCTGGTGGCCAATCAAACTCGGGTGATGGCACTACAGGCACGGTTATGGCAATGAAAGAAATGCGGCTGGAACTCgatgatgccaagttcaCAACCATCTTGAAGGAGCTTGTCATATTACACGAGTGTGTTTCGCCCTACATCATTGAATTTTATGGCGCTTTCTTCCAGGAGGGTGCTGTCTACATGTGCATCGAGTATATGGATGGAGGTTCCATTGATAAGCTATATGCTGGAGGAATTCCCGAAAACGTGTTGCGAAAGATCACCTATTCCACAGTGATGGGTTTGAAATCGCTGAAGGATGAGCACAGTATTATTCACCGAGATGTCAAGCCAACAAACATTCTAGTCAACACACGAGGCCAAGTCAAAATCTGCGATTTTGGCGTCAGTGGCAACCTTGTCGCCAGTATAGCCCGAACCAACATCGGCTGTCAGAGTTACATGGCACCCGAAAGAATTTCAGGTGGTGGGTACGCACAAGCAGGGAACTCTGACGGATCCTACAGTGTTCAGAGTGACGTCTGGAGTCTGGGTTTAACGGTTATTGAGTGTGCCAAAGGTGCATATCCTTACCCGCCAGAGGTGTCCTCTACTATTTTCAGTCAACTCAGT GCTATTGTCGAGGGCGAACCACCCGCTATGCCAGAGGAGGGTTACTCGGATACAGCCACGGATTTTGTTAGGAGCTGCCTTCACAAGATCCCCAAGCAGCGGCCAACCTACGCAATGCTGTTGAAGCATCCCTGGCTCATCGATTTCACAAAACCACAGACCATCacagaagaggctgaggatggtgatgaggctgaCAAGGTCGCGGAAGCTGTCGGCAAAATCgctctcaactcaacaacgGAGGACGCAGAAGTGGCCGACTGGGTAAATGGCGTTTTGCAGAAGGAGAGAGACGGTCTGAAGGTGGGCGGTCCCCTAAGGCCAGCATTACACACCGCACCACTCGACAGCGTCAGCCCTATCTCAAGCCCAAATGACGCCTAG